In the Prochlorococcus sp. MIT 1307 genome, one interval contains:
- a CDS encoding isoamylase, whose protein sequence is MSKIHEGKPWPLGSTITKRGVNFCIAAPTASSLELLLFASENESSPEHVFKLSNKNRSGDYWHIEIEGLNAGCCYGYRVFKEGEAQSNLSQSNKVLLDPCARAICGWETYQRDKATGASPNFHSCLKGVVCERDHFDFESHPRPKHLWSRSIIYELHLGGFTKNPDSNVDFSCKGTFIGLIEKIPYLRDLGVTTIELLPVFSFDPSDAPEGVQNYWGYSPINWFTPHQNYIVGNDPLKARNQVRNLVAACHDQGLEVVIDVVYNHTTEGNKDGPVISWRGFDESLYYYQNKKGEYLDVSGCGNSIAANRPLVRQLIIESMRCWAIELGVDGFRFDLGIALSRGEDLAPLNSPPLFEEIESDPTLSDLKLISEPWDCGGLYRLSDFPATRISTWNGHFRDDLRKFWKGEKNSVWSLKDRLRGSKELYKAQNAQNRSINFITAHDGFTLHDLVSYSVKHNLANGENNRDGENHNNSWNNNVEGPTSDIEITSLRRRQKLNLISSLLLSPGIPMLSMGDEVGRSQGGNNNSWCQNNQLGWMIWHPNQCDLDLHAYVKKLLIVRKLLPQLFSPENLPNDAEENCKSNSDNFWVQWHGIKVNQPDWGHWSHTISYSINQGKQGAVLWMGLNSYSKKMSFELPTPICSWERLLDTASKSPNDLISPVKQPNQQIIGLARKSLVVLLDSKYASTIKL, encoded by the coding sequence GTGAGCAAGATTCATGAAGGAAAGCCCTGGCCACTTGGGAGCACTATTACTAAGAGAGGTGTGAATTTCTGCATAGCTGCACCAACAGCTAGCAGCTTGGAGCTGCTCTTATTTGCTAGTGAAAATGAAAGCAGTCCAGAACATGTTTTCAAGCTAAGCAATAAAAATCGTTCTGGTGACTACTGGCATATTGAAATTGAAGGATTAAATGCAGGGTGCTGTTATGGCTACAGAGTTTTTAAGGAGGGAGAAGCGCAAAGCAATTTGTCGCAATCAAACAAAGTGCTCTTAGACCCATGTGCTAGAGCCATTTGTGGTTGGGAGACTTATCAAAGGGATAAAGCAACTGGAGCGTCACCAAATTTTCATTCATGCTTAAAAGGTGTTGTTTGCGAACGAGATCATTTCGATTTCGAATCTCATCCCCGCCCTAAGCATCTTTGGAGCCGAAGCATTATCTACGAACTTCATTTAGGAGGATTTACCAAAAACCCTGACTCTAATGTTGATTTTTCTTGCAAAGGAACGTTCATTGGATTAATAGAAAAAATCCCTTACTTGCGTGACTTAGGGGTCACGACAATTGAATTACTTCCTGTATTTTCTTTTGACCCTTCAGATGCACCAGAAGGAGTTCAAAATTACTGGGGGTATAGCCCTATTAATTGGTTCACCCCACATCAAAATTATATTGTTGGAAACGACCCTTTAAAAGCCCGAAATCAAGTCCGTAACTTAGTGGCAGCATGCCATGACCAAGGATTAGAAGTCGTAATTGATGTTGTTTACAACCACACCACTGAAGGCAATAAAGATGGGCCTGTGATCAGTTGGCGTGGTTTTGACGAGTCTCTCTATTACTACCAAAACAAAAAAGGTGAATATCTAGATGTCAGTGGATGTGGTAACAGTATTGCCGCCAATAGGCCTCTAGTAAGGCAATTAATTATCGAATCAATGCGCTGCTGGGCCATCGAGCTAGGTGTTGATGGCTTCCGATTTGATTTGGGTATTGCTCTTAGCAGAGGGGAGGATTTAGCTCCACTTAACTCCCCACCATTATTCGAAGAAATTGAATCAGACCCAACTTTAAGTGATTTAAAACTAATAAGTGAGCCCTGGGATTGTGGAGGGCTTTATCGATTATCAGATTTTCCTGCGACCAGAATCAGCACTTGGAATGGTCACTTCAGAGACGATCTGCGTAAGTTCTGGAAAGGAGAAAAAAATAGTGTTTGGTCATTGAAAGACAGGTTGAGGGGTAGTAAAGAGTTATACAAAGCCCAAAATGCCCAAAACCGTTCAATTAACTTCATCACAGCCCATGATGGATTCACTCTGCATGATTTAGTGAGTTACAGCGTCAAGCACAACTTGGCAAATGGAGAAAATAATCGTGATGGAGAGAATCACAACAACAGCTGGAATAACAATGTTGAAGGACCTACTAGTGACATAGAGATAACTAGTCTTCGAAGACGGCAAAAGCTTAATCTTATTTCTTCACTTCTTCTTTCTCCAGGGATACCTATGTTGTCAATGGGGGATGAAGTTGGAAGAAGTCAAGGAGGGAATAACAACAGTTGGTGCCAAAACAACCAGCTTGGGTGGATGATTTGGCACCCAAACCAATGCGACCTTGACTTACACGCATATGTGAAGAAATTGTTAATCGTTCGAAAACTACTTCCTCAGCTATTTAGTCCTGAAAATCTCCCAAATGATGCTGAAGAGAATTGCAAAAGCAATTCAGATAATTTCTGGGTGCAGTGGCATGGGATCAAAGTCAATCAGCCCGATTGGGGGCATTGGTCTCACACAATCAGTTACAGCATCAACCAAGGTAAACAAGGAGCAGTGTTGTGGATGGGATTGAATAGCTACAGCAAAAAAATGTCTTTTGAACTGCCTACACCAATTTGCTCTTGGGAAAGACTTTTAGATACTGCCTCGAAAAGTCCAAATGATCTAATAAGCCCAGTCAAACAACCTAATC
- a CDS encoding MBL fold metallo-hydrolase: MVPISSADSGNQPKQLKSALWAFPPNNLCNGNRSWWLGCDPEPILIDCPPVNETTINFLKSVSLGRQSLIVLTSREAHGRVSELQDALEWPVLVQEQEAYLLPGLLQLKSFSANHETVSGLRLLWTPGPTPGSCVVYAPPPWNVLFCGRLLIPLKSNQLISLRTKSTFHWTRQQKSLKKLRQWLPRDPFPELASGAGANLHRGGKLYKWECWKSP; the protein is encoded by the coding sequence ATGGTGCCTATTTCATCAGCTGACTCTGGCAATCAGCCAAAACAGCTGAAAAGTGCCCTTTGGGCCTTCCCTCCCAATAATCTATGTAATGGCAATAGATCTTGGTGGCTTGGTTGTGACCCTGAGCCTATTTTGATCGACTGTCCGCCTGTTAACGAAACAACTATAAATTTTTTGAAGAGTGTTTCACTTGGGCGTCAATCACTGATTGTTCTTACCAGTAGAGAAGCCCATGGAAGAGTTTCTGAATTGCAGGATGCATTGGAATGGCCAGTTCTTGTTCAGGAACAGGAGGCATATTTACTTCCAGGATTACTGCAATTAAAAAGTTTTTCTGCAAATCATGAAACGGTATCGGGTTTGCGCTTGCTTTGGACGCCAGGTCCCACTCCAGGAAGTTGTGTTGTTTATGCTCCGCCACCATGGAATGTGCTGTTCTGCGGACGTTTGCTGATTCCGTTGAAATCAAATCAATTGATATCTTTGCGCACAAAAAGTACTTTTCATTGGACTAGACAGCAAAAGAGTTTAAAGAAGCTGCGCCAATGGCTGCCTCGAGACCCCTTCCCAGAACTGGCTTCTGGGGCAGGCGCGAATTTACATCGAGGGGGGAAACTGTACAAATGGGAGTGTTGGAAGTCACCTTAA
- a CDS encoding HU family DNA-binding protein: MNKADLVNLVAARTELTKTDVSLVIDAAIDTIIDSVVEGKKVSILGFGSFEPRDRSARQGLNPKTGEKIKIPAKRVPAFTAGKMFKDRVQG, translated from the coding sequence ATGAACAAAGCAGATTTGGTCAACCTAGTTGCAGCTCGTACCGAGCTAACTAAGACAGATGTTTCTCTTGTTATCGATGCCGCTATCGACACCATTATTGATTCTGTCGTGGAGGGCAAAAAGGTCTCCATTCTTGGTTTCGGCTCCTTTGAGCCACGTGATCGCTCAGCTCGCCAGGGCCTAAATCCAAAGACTGGTGAGAAAATTAAAATTCCTGCAAAGCGTGTTCCTGCTTTTACTGCAGGCAAAATGTTCAAAGATCGCGTTCAGGGTTGA
- the gluQRS gene encoding tRNA glutamyl-Q(34) synthetase GluQRS, whose amino-acid sequence MGSHSKLPEELLTLLKEGERLRSQYYRGRFAPSPSGPLHLGNLRTALVSWLRARLRGGEWLLRIDDLDTPRNRSGALESIQKDLSWLGLNWDGPIILQSKRRKLYESVLLALKQQGKLYPCRCSRRLLGNRNGLNDGDGSNIYPGTCRELGLPWDATDGRLPSLRLRVGKKFSNTSGDVLVRRADGFIAYHLASVSDELFLGINEVVRGEDLAKALTSQLAVIDALKQKPIAFLHTPLFLGTDGIKLSKRQGGEAAMSTHAEFMNAENLIGFLAATLDLVPQGSELSALELLSELRNNQGSIDTVLTA is encoded by the coding sequence ATGGGCTCGCATTCAAAACTCCCTGAAGAACTTTTGACGTTATTAAAAGAAGGCGAGAGGCTTCGTTCTCAATATTATCGGGGGCGTTTTGCTCCATCTCCTTCGGGTCCATTGCATTTAGGTAATTTGCGAACGGCTTTAGTTTCTTGGCTACGCGCTCGCTTGAGAGGAGGCGAATGGCTTTTAAGAATTGATGATTTGGATACCCCTAGAAATCGCTCTGGGGCTCTTGAGAGTATTCAGAAAGACCTTTCTTGGCTTGGTCTGAATTGGGATGGCCCGATTATTTTGCAGAGCAAGCGGCGAAAGTTATATGAATCTGTTCTTTTGGCTTTAAAACAGCAGGGCAAGTTATATCCATGTCGATGTAGTCGGCGTCTGTTGGGAAACAGAAATGGATTAAATGATGGGGATGGAAGCAATATTTATCCCGGCACTTGTAGAGAGTTGGGTTTGCCTTGGGATGCTACGGATGGAAGGTTGCCAAGCTTGAGATTACGAGTAGGGAAGAAATTTTCTAATACATCTGGAGATGTTCTTGTAAGGCGAGCCGATGGATTTATTGCATATCATTTGGCTTCTGTTTCTGACGAGTTGTTTTTAGGAATTAATGAGGTCGTCAGGGGGGAAGATTTAGCAAAGGCTTTGACTTCTCAACTTGCTGTTATTGATGCTTTGAAGCAGAAGCCTATTGCTTTTTTGCATACTCCTCTTTTTCTTGGGACTGATGGGATAAAACTTTCGAAGCGACAAGGTGGGGAGGCCGCAATGTCAACTCACGCGGAGTTCATGAATGCTGAGAATTTAATTGGCTTTTTAGCTGCAACTTTGGACCTTGTGCCTCAAGGCTCTGAATTATCTGCCTTAGAGCTTCTAAGTGAACTAAGAAATAACCAAGGCTCTATTGATACCGTTTTAACTGCCTGA
- a CDS encoding glycosyltransferase has protein sequence MPSNTASDLPSRIALVHEWLSPQSFGGAEKVVQAIDQLLLNFGSQPELFALVDGESNRVGSWLFGRSIKTSFIQKLPFGISHVQNYLPLLPFAIEQFEFSEYPLVISSSHLVAKGVLTSPDQLHVSYVHTPVRYAWDQMHVYLKSASKTKPCLQPLIRWQLHKLRQWDQLSGARPDYLIANSRFTAKRISRYWGRKSEVIHPPVSVERFRWDKSRDDFYLCLCRLVPNKRVDLVVRAFNQLKLPLLIVGDGPERKYLERLAGPTIRFLGRQTSLQVEELMAHCKAFVYAGLEDFGIAPVEAMAAGAPVIAFGQGGLLDSVRCAARGDSSPTGVLFPDQTVSSLFAAVDWFEENKIWEKLPAEVIRQWAERFSKEVFDFYFEAALRKAWQRHRGSCDVKASGPGNVSQLL, from the coding sequence GTGCCTAGTAATACAGCTTCAGATCTGCCATCACGAATAGCCCTTGTTCATGAATGGTTGTCGCCACAATCTTTTGGGGGAGCAGAGAAAGTTGTTCAGGCAATAGATCAACTTCTCTTAAATTTTGGCTCCCAACCTGAATTGTTTGCATTGGTAGATGGTGAAAGCAATAGGGTTGGAAGTTGGTTGTTTGGTAGGTCGATCAAAACAAGTTTTATCCAGAAACTTCCTTTTGGAATTAGTCATGTACAAAATTATTTGCCACTTTTGCCTTTTGCGATTGAGCAATTTGAATTTAGTGAATACCCATTAGTTATCAGCAGTAGTCATCTTGTGGCAAAGGGTGTGCTTACTTCCCCTGACCAGCTTCATGTGAGTTACGTACATACGCCAGTGAGATATGCATGGGATCAGATGCATGTTTATTTGAAGAGTGCTTCTAAAACAAAACCTTGTTTACAGCCCCTTATCCGTTGGCAGCTGCATAAGCTGAGGCAATGGGATCAATTGAGCGGTGCAAGACCTGACTATTTAATTGCCAACTCTCGGTTTACGGCTAAAAGAATATCCCGTTATTGGGGGCGCAAATCAGAAGTTATTCATCCACCAGTTTCAGTGGAACGTTTTCGTTGGGATAAATCAAGAGATGATTTCTACCTTTGCCTATGCAGGCTAGTGCCTAATAAGAGAGTTGATTTGGTCGTCAGGGCATTTAATCAATTGAAACTTCCTTTATTGATTGTTGGAGATGGCCCTGAAAGAAAGTATTTGGAGAGATTGGCGGGTCCAACAATTCGCTTTTTAGGTCGTCAAACGTCTCTTCAAGTAGAAGAATTAATGGCGCACTGTAAAGCCTTTGTTTACGCGGGATTGGAGGACTTTGGTATTGCACCAGTAGAAGCAATGGCAGCAGGGGCACCAGTTATTGCTTTTGGGCAAGGGGGTTTGTTGGATTCGGTTCGGTGTGCAGCAAGAGGAGATTCGTCCCCTACTGGTGTTCTCTTCCCTGATCAAACGGTTTCCTCACTTTTTGCCGCAGTTGATTGGTTTGAAGAAAATAAGATTTGGGAAAAATTGCCGGCTGAGGTAATACGTCAATGGGCTGAGCGTTTTAGCAAAGAGGTCTTCGACTTTTACTTTGAGGCTGCATTACGAAAAGCCTGGCAAAGGCATCGTGGTTCCTGTGACGTTAAAGCGAGTGGCCCTGGGAACGTCTCACAGCTTCTTTAA
- a CDS encoding sugar transferase: MEDLNLQQRLFARPVKRIGDVLFSLVALVITSPLFILLALLVKLSSAGPVFYIQERVGRNYSRFGCIKFRTMFAESDDLLSNLLDKSPELKKEFERDFKLREDPRITPIGKFLRRSSLDELPQLLNILRGQMSLVGPRPIVADEIPRYGDSMNKVLSVRPGLTGLWQVSGRNNLSYQRRVRLDLIYSTHRTILLDIRVIIRTFGVLLLPRDRGAY, from the coding sequence ATGGAAGATCTTAATTTGCAGCAGCGCCTTTTCGCAAGACCCGTAAAGCGGATCGGAGATGTTCTTTTTTCACTTGTCGCCTTAGTTATTACCTCTCCTTTATTTATACTCTTAGCATTATTAGTGAAACTAAGTTCGGCTGGACCTGTTTTTTATATACAGGAGAGGGTGGGTCGCAACTATTCGCGTTTTGGTTGTATTAAATTCCGGACAATGTTCGCAGAGTCTGATGATTTACTTTCTAATTTGTTGGATAAATCTCCTGAGCTTAAGAAGGAGTTTGAAAGAGATTTTAAACTTCGAGAAGATCCTCGAATTACACCTATAGGGAAATTTCTTAGGCGATCTAGTCTCGATGAGTTACCTCAATTGCTCAACATATTGCGAGGTCAAATGAGTCTTGTGGGACCTAGGCCCATAGTTGCAGATGAGATCCCGAGATATGGAGACTCTATGAATAAAGTGCTATCAGTTAGACCAGGCCTTACGGGCTTATGGCAAGTCAGTGGAAGAAATAACCTTAGTTATCAAAGAAGGGTTCGTTTGGATTTAATTTATTCAACTCATAGAACAATTCTTTTAGACATAAGAGTAATAATTCGTACTTTTGGTGTTCTTCTTTTGCCTAGAGATAGAGGTGCTTATTGA
- the cbiB gene encoding adenosylcobinamide-phosphate synthase CbiB, with translation MIYALTLVIVSAALDLLVGDPLWAPHPVAYMGRLISTLRKYTEKLAGDNILGLRLGGLLITFILIFLSGLTGWFLEQIALINLPLLSYVGSIILIIGLASTLAARSLRESVLAVLEALPEGSNKEQLQIARQKLSYIVGRDVWQLEESEILRAAAETASENAVDGIFAPLFWMIIGASFWNISTDLPGPLTFALVFKASSTIDSMIGYRHGRMQWLGTAGAKLDDVLTWIPSRIVLLTLPLVSQPLQKMPSLIHSAWVDGSQDSSPNAGISEAIYAHCAEVKMGGKNRYQEKLTIKPLLAKNSPEASIKSVKRILNLTLRLEFAWIAIIGILLNYFL, from the coding sequence CTGATTTATGCTCTCACTCTGGTAATAGTTTCCGCAGCTCTGGATCTGCTTGTAGGAGATCCACTCTGGGCTCCCCATCCGGTTGCATATATGGGGAGGCTTATTTCAACATTGAGAAAATATACTGAGAAATTAGCAGGAGATAATATTTTAGGGTTAAGACTTGGAGGCCTATTAATTACATTCATTCTGATATTTTTGAGTGGACTTACTGGATGGTTTTTAGAACAAATAGCATTAATTAATTTACCTCTTTTATCTTACGTTGGTTCAATAATTTTAATCATTGGACTTGCTAGTACTCTTGCCGCTCGGAGCCTCAGAGAAAGCGTTTTAGCAGTCCTTGAAGCACTCCCCGAAGGCTCCAATAAAGAACAACTCCAAATAGCGCGTCAGAAACTAAGTTATATAGTTGGACGAGATGTTTGGCAATTAGAAGAATCAGAAATATTAAGAGCAGCTGCCGAAACGGCTAGCGAAAATGCAGTCGACGGAATCTTTGCTCCTCTTTTTTGGATGATTATAGGTGCATCATTTTGGAATATTTCTACAGATCTACCAGGTCCACTAACATTCGCCCTGGTTTTCAAAGCAAGTAGCACAATTGATTCAATGATCGGCTATCGGCATGGACGAATGCAGTGGCTGGGAACTGCTGGCGCCAAACTTGATGATGTACTCACTTGGATTCCGAGCAGAATTGTATTACTCACATTGCCATTAGTAAGTCAACCTCTTCAAAAAATGCCGTCTCTTATACATTCAGCCTGGGTAGATGGGTCGCAAGATAGTTCACCAAATGCAGGCATCTCAGAAGCAATATATGCACACTGTGCTGAAGTAAAAATGGGAGGTAAAAATAGATATCAAGAGAAATTGACAATTAAACCACTATTAGCCAAAAACTCACCAGAAGCAAGTATAAAATCAGTGAAGAGAATTCTTAATCTTACTCTAAGGCTTGAATTTGCTTGGATTGCAATAATTGGTATTTTACTTAATTACTTTCTATAA
- the ilvC gene encoding ketol-acid reductoisomerase encodes MAQLFYDSDADLNLLKGKTVAIIGYGSQGHAHALNLKDSGVDVVVGLYEGSRSASKATSDGLEVLSVADASAKADWIMVLLPDEFQKDVYSQEIAQHLSKGKVLSFAHGFNIRFGLIKPPSFVDVVMIAPKGPGHTVRWEYQNGQGVPALFAIEQDASGQARDLAMAYAKGIGGTRAGILETNFKEETETDLFGEQAVLCGGLSELVKAGFETLVDAGYQPELAYFECLHEVKLIVDLMVKGGLTAMRDSISNTAEYGDYVSGPRLITSETKAEMKRILSDIQNGSFAKNFVAECEAGKPEMKRIRDRDAAHPIEKVGKGLRSMFSWLKTD; translated from the coding sequence ATGGCACAGCTCTTCTACGACTCCGATGCCGATCTAAACCTTCTAAAGGGTAAGACAGTCGCAATCATCGGTTATGGATCACAAGGCCACGCTCATGCCCTAAATCTCAAGGACAGCGGCGTAGATGTTGTAGTAGGTCTCTACGAAGGCAGTAGGTCTGCAAGCAAAGCAACTTCTGATGGGCTTGAAGTGCTTAGCGTAGCCGATGCCTCTGCAAAGGCTGACTGGATAATGGTTCTACTGCCTGATGAATTTCAGAAAGATGTTTATTCACAAGAAATAGCCCAACATCTCAGCAAAGGCAAAGTGCTGAGCTTTGCCCATGGCTTCAATATTCGTTTTGGATTAATCAAACCACCTTCTTTCGTGGATGTTGTAATGATTGCCCCTAAAGGACCAGGGCATACAGTGAGGTGGGAATATCAAAATGGTCAGGGAGTGCCTGCCCTCTTTGCTATTGAGCAAGACGCCTCTGGGCAAGCAAGAGATCTTGCCATGGCCTATGCAAAAGGGATTGGAGGCACTCGAGCTGGAATTCTAGAAACCAACTTCAAAGAAGAAACAGAGACCGACCTCTTCGGAGAACAAGCTGTTTTGTGCGGAGGCCTATCAGAACTAGTCAAAGCAGGATTCGAAACCCTTGTCGATGCGGGCTACCAACCAGAACTGGCCTACTTCGAATGCCTTCATGAAGTCAAGCTAATCGTTGATTTAATGGTTAAAGGTGGCTTGACAGCAATGCGTGACTCTATTTCAAACACAGCTGAATATGGAGATTATGTAAGCGGGCCAAGGCTTATTACCTCAGAGACCAAAGCAGAAATGAAGAGAATCTTGTCTGACATACAAAACGGAAGTTTTGCGAAGAACTTTGTAGCTGAATGCGAAGCAGGCAAGCCAGAGATGAAACGAATTCGCGATCGCGATGCAGCTCACCCAATTGAGAAAGTAGGCAAAGGGCTTCGATCAATGTTCAGTTGGCTTAAAACAGACTGA
- a CDS encoding ATP-dependent Clp protease proteolytic subunit codes for MPIGTPSVPYRLPGSQLERWVDIYTRLGAERILFLGQEVTDGVANSLVAQMLYLDSEDSSKPIFVYINSPGGSVTAGLAIYDTMKYVKSDVVTICVGLAASMGAFLLSAGTKGKRLALPHSRIMIHQPLGGTSQRQASDIEIEAKEILRIKEMLNRSMAEMTGQTFEKIEKDTDRDYFLSASEAKEYGLIDKVIAHPNEA; via the coding sequence ATGCCTATTGGTACCCCTAGTGTTCCCTACCGTCTTCCAGGTAGTCAATTAGAGAGATGGGTAGATATTTATACCAGGCTTGGTGCAGAAAGAATCTTATTTCTTGGGCAAGAGGTAACTGATGGAGTTGCAAATAGCCTTGTTGCTCAAATGCTTTACCTAGATTCAGAAGACAGCAGCAAGCCAATATTCGTTTATATCAATAGTCCAGGAGGCTCAGTGACAGCTGGACTAGCTATTTACGACACAATGAAGTACGTCAAAAGTGATGTGGTCACTATTTGTGTAGGTCTAGCCGCATCAATGGGGGCGTTCCTCCTGTCAGCAGGAACAAAAGGGAAAAGGCTTGCACTACCTCACAGCAGAATCATGATTCACCAACCATTGGGTGGCACTTCTCAAAGACAGGCTAGTGACATCGAAATAGAAGCCAAAGAAATCCTTCGCATTAAAGAGATGCTCAATCGTTCAATGGCAGAAATGACAGGGCAAACTTTTGAGAAAATTGAAAAGGATACTGATCGCGACTACTTTCTAAGCGCTTCCGAAGCCAAAGAATATGGATTGATTGACAAAGTGATTGCGCACCCGAACGAAGCCTAA
- a CDS encoding ATP-dependent Clp protease proteolytic subunit: MTVSAPYYGDSTVMRTPPPDLPSLLLKERIVYLGLPLFSDDDAKRQLGMDVTELIIAQLLYLEFDNAEKPIYFYINSTGTSWYTGDAVGFETEAFAICDTLRYVKPPVHTICIGQAMGTAAVILSAGTKGQRAALPHASIVLHQPRSGAKGQATDIQIRAKEVIHNKQAMLEILSSNTGRSVEQLSKDSDRMSYLSPKAAVEYGLIDRVLSSRKDLPGTPPIK, translated from the coding sequence ATGACGGTGTCCGCTCCCTACTACGGTGATTCAACCGTGATGCGCACACCCCCACCAGATCTGCCATCACTTCTCTTAAAAGAAAGGATTGTCTATTTAGGGCTTCCTTTGTTTTCTGATGACGATGCCAAAAGACAACTTGGCATGGATGTCACTGAACTAATCATTGCCCAACTTCTTTATTTGGAGTTCGACAATGCAGAAAAACCCATTTATTTCTATATCAACTCAACTGGAACTAGCTGGTACACAGGAGATGCAGTGGGTTTTGAAACAGAAGCTTTCGCCATATGTGACACCTTGAGGTATGTGAAGCCACCCGTCCATACGATTTGCATTGGACAGGCAATGGGAACTGCAGCAGTAATTCTTTCTGCTGGCACAAAAGGGCAAAGAGCTGCTCTTCCTCACGCCTCAATTGTTCTTCATCAACCAAGAAGTGGAGCAAAAGGGCAAGCGACTGATATCCAGATTCGTGCAAAAGAGGTGATACACAACAAACAAGCAATGCTTGAAATCCTCTCAAGCAATACTGGACGAAGTGTTGAACAATTATCAAAAGATTCTGATCGAATGAGTTATCTAAGTCCAAAGGCCGCGGTTGAGTATGGCCTGATAGATCGAGTTCTAAGTAGCAGAAAGGATTTACCAGGCACACCTCCTATCAAATAA
- a CDS encoding PIN/TRAM domain-containing protein: MVDLLLLFLFLVSGATTGWFCVDILPDNFLEQIFLQEGFLNQWANKADLKSLLTGFGALVGLLTGFVFQQLRKRLISKTRTMPTDLLFGRSLGLILGLLIANLLLAPLLLLPLPREIIFTKPFLAVLSNIFFGILGYNLADIHGRTLLRLFNPNSTEALLIAEGILTPATAKILDSSVIIDGRINALLGCGLIEGQVIVSQSVLDELQQLADSSNNEKRSKGRRGLKLLTKLRDTYGKRLVLNTTRYEGDGTDERLLKLTADTGGTLITADYNLFQIAQVKELKVMNLSELVIALRPDVQPGETLNLKIVREGKEVSQGVAYLDDGTMVVIEGARNYIGQRREVIITGALQTPTGRMIFGRLEKDLPPNKPNKTKTP; the protein is encoded by the coding sequence ATGGTGGACCTCCTGTTACTTTTTTTATTTCTGGTCTCAGGGGCGACAACCGGTTGGTTTTGCGTCGACATATTGCCAGATAATTTTTTAGAGCAGATCTTTTTGCAAGAAGGTTTTCTAAATCAATGGGCCAATAAAGCAGACCTGAAAAGCCTCTTAACAGGTTTTGGAGCTTTAGTGGGGTTATTAACAGGGTTTGTATTCCAACAGTTGCGAAAAAGATTAATTAGCAAAACTCGCACAATGCCAACTGATCTCCTATTTGGTAGATCTTTAGGGTTAATCCTTGGTTTGCTCATAGCAAATCTTTTGCTTGCACCATTATTACTACTCCCACTCCCCCGAGAGATAATATTTACAAAACCATTTTTAGCAGTCCTGAGTAATATTTTCTTTGGAATACTTGGTTACAATCTTGCTGATATTCATGGTCGCACTCTTCTACGCCTTTTTAATCCAAACAGCACCGAAGCGCTCTTAATAGCTGAAGGCATCCTAACTCCTGCTACTGCAAAAATATTAGATTCAAGTGTTATTATCGATGGCCGTATTAATGCATTACTTGGATGCGGGCTAATCGAAGGTCAAGTAATCGTTTCACAAAGTGTATTAGACGAGCTACAACAGTTAGCAGATTCAAGTAATAATGAAAAAAGGTCAAAAGGGAGAAGAGGGCTTAAGTTATTAACAAAGTTACGTGATACATATGGCAAAAGACTTGTATTAAACACTACTCGTTATGAAGGGGATGGAACAGACGAAAGATTGCTTAAATTAACAGCCGACACAGGTGGAACACTCATCACAGCAGACTACAACTTGTTCCAAATTGCTCAGGTCAAAGAATTAAAAGTAATGAATCTCAGTGAATTAGTAATTGCATTAAGACCAGATGTTCAGCCAGGAGAAACTCTTAATCTTAAGATCGTTAGAGAAGGCAAGGAAGTTAGCCAAGGAGTGGCATATCTCGATGATGGAACAATGGTCGTAATAGAAGGTGCCAGAAATTACATCGGTCAACGTCGTGAAGTAATCATCACTGGAGCATTACAAACCCCTACTGGCCGAATGATTTTTGGAAGATTAGAAAAAGATCTTCCTCCAAATAAACCCAACAAAACAAAAACACCCTAA